One window of the Balaenoptera ricei isolate mBalRic1 chromosome X, mBalRic1.hap2, whole genome shotgun sequence genome contains the following:
- the LOC132357751 gene encoding LOW QUALITY PROTEIN: diacylglycerol O-acyltransferase 2-like protein 6 (The sequence of the model RefSeq protein was modified relative to this genomic sequence to represent the inferred CDS: inserted 1 base in 1 codon; deleted 1 base in 1 codon), which produces MAMAFLSHLDLQESLQTLSVLQWIPVYVSLGAIPILLIPYFLVFTKFGMLSVLTLAWLAYDWNTHGQGGGRSTWVQNWTLWKYFXNYFPVKLVKTHDLCPKHNYIIANHPHGILSYGVFIIFATEATGFARIFPAITPYAGTLEGMFWIPIVRDYVMSMGVCPVSELALKYLLTKKGLGNAVVIVVGGAAEALLCHPGASTVLLKQRKGFVRLALKTGSYLVPSYSFGENEVHNQETFPEGTWLRFFQKTLQDRIKKTLRLSFCTFHGRGLTRGSWGFLPFNRPITTVAGEPLPIPKIKKPNKKTVDKYHALYISALCKLFDQHKVQYGLPETQELTII; this is translated from the exons GAGCTATTCCTATTCTTCTTATACCCTACTTTCTCGTGTTCACTAAGTTCGGGATGCTGTCCGTGCTCACCTTAGCCTGGCTCGCCTATGACTGGAACACCCACGGTCAAG GTGGTGGGCGTTCAACTTGGGTGCAAAACTGGACCCTCTGGAAGTATT CAAATTACTTCCCAGTAAAG CTGGTGAAGACTCATGACCTCTGTCCCAAACACAACTATATCATTGCCAACCACCCCCATGGCATTCTCTCTTATGGTGTCTTCATCATCTTTGCCACTGAGGCCACTGGCTTTGCTCGAATTTTCCCAGCCATCACTCCTTATGCAGGGACCTTGGAAGGGATGTTCTGGATCCCAATTGTGCGAGACTATGTGATGTCAATGG GTGTGTGCCCAGTGAGTGAGTTGGCCTTGAAGTATTTGCTGACCAAGAAAGGCTTGGGCAATGCTGTGGTTATTGTGGTGGGTGGAGCTGCTGAAGCCCTCTTGTGCCACCCAGGAGCCTCTACCGTCCTCCTTAAACAGCGTAAAGGTTTTGTGAGGTTGGCACTGAAGACAGG ATCATACCTTGTCCCCTCCTATTCCTTTGGAGAGAATGAGGTTCACAATCAAGAGACCTTCCCTGAGGGCACGTGGCTAAGGTTCTTCCAAAAAACCTTGCAGGACAGAATC AAAAAAACCCTGAGACTAAGTTTCTGTACCTTTCACGGCCGGGGCCTCACTCGAGGATCCTGGGGCTTCTTGCCTTTCAATCGGCCCATTACCACTGTTG cTGGGGAGCCCCTGCCAATTCCCAAGATTAAGAAGCCAAACAAAAAGACGGTGGACAAGTACCACGCACTCTACATCAGCGCCCTGTGCAAGCTGTTTGACCAGCACAAAGTACAGTATGGCCTCCCTGAGACCCAGGAGCTGACAATCATATAA